gaggccagggctgTGGGGACAGTCAGATGGGTAAGCACCACGAGGACAAAGATGATTTTTGTACAAATGTGCAACAAGGTAAAGTCCAAAAAGGAGCATGAGGCGTCCACTTTGCTGCAGAAGTAGATCAGGTCAGGTAAGGACTCCTGACAAGATAGAACATCTCTCCAGGGCTTGCCAACCTTTCAGAGGCAGCCCTGGTGTTGGGGCCCTTTGGAAGGCTGCCGTTTCCTTCCCACTCTAACCCCGGGCTAGCCCAGGTTCTTGCAGTCCCTGCACATTTCTAAACTGTACTAAACTTTTTAGAGTAGAGATTTCTTTAAGGCTATGAACTTTACAAGTTGGTCCCATTAAACAAGCCAGTTTTCCAAACGATGTGACTCAAACACTTGGACGTTTTAATAGAAGACAGTTTCATTCACCTCTCAGTCAGAGATGAAGAAGCAATTAGCTGGTTTCCACCTGGTTTCAATACTGGTTTGAAGCTTGAGTTACTTTATTGTGTagacataaatattttgtttaaatattaaacattaaaccTTTTTCTGACAtccagacagaaagagagagagagagagaggagggagggagggagggagagagagagagagagagagagagagagagagagagagagagagagagagagagagagagagagagagcaggaacaaGCAAAGGCAAGAGGAGGAACAGTCCCATAAGCAGACTTGACTCCTATGCCATCCACAGGAGGGATTTCTGCAGGAATTGCAAAAACGCCCGGAAGCTAAGTTTCTAAAAATCCACCTCTACTCTgcagaaacctttttttttcctacaaagggAGAAGAAATCCACAAAATGATAACTGAACCGAGGTGTTCTGCTGTAGACAAGAGCCACTGCACTCACTGGCTATCTTACAGAGACTGCTCTACAGCGCTGAAGGAGTTACCTAGCCTTCATTAAACATCCTGCCACGAGGAAGAGCTCTTcctgagaaattaaaaactttaaccCTGGTTATTCCCAAAGCACACCTTGAGCCTGGTTCGGGTACTAAAGGGTAAAGATGTCTTGCTGGCAGGAGGCCATCTGCACTAACTTTTAGGCTTACCGCACAACAGCTTAAGCACTGGACAAGGAGCTATTTCTCTAAGTAGGCGAGTAGAATCTCCCAGACACTTGTCCAATTCTTCTCAGTTAATTCTGTGTTCAAAACCAACATTAAAAAGTTCAATTTGCTAATACAAGTACAACCTTCCCTTTTTAAACTCTCGAAGCTATCACTGCTGGGCTTAGCTGATACAGCATGCCCTCAGGATTCATGAAAAGACACTTCTCTCACAGGCATCCATAGAGGGTTACCCCACACTCTTTAAAATTAATCACATAGTTAATTGAGGTGTAAACATTACTGACCAACTGAGCTATCCGTCATGAAAGGATACCAAGGGCCACTGCTTGAATAATATAGCTACACCAACCTGACGCCAACTTTGCTTGCTTGTTCAATTCCAAGAGACTCTATCTGCTATCTTCCCTCTCACTCCCCAAGCGTAGTCACCCCAAGTAGCTCAATACATGACTCAGTCAGGGTGCAGTGGTAATTAGGAGCATTCCTCTATATAATCATCTCAAGAATGAATGGCTTCAACAATGGGATAGGTGACTTAAGTCACCGTAACACATCAGCATCTACAGCTGTCTTTAAAGAGACTGTAACCTTTCTTGGATAAGCCTGCTAGAAAACTGCATTTCCCTTGAGATAAGCTTCCTTGGCAAAGAGTTGAATTCAATAAATGGCTACCCACAATGACAGGTCCCTATACTACGTAGGCAGGCACATTACTGAACACAGGAGCCTCTAGAACTTGCCAGGCTGGAGCAGAAACTGGCCTCTAGagctccatctcttcctctgtgccagCAGCTGTCTCCAGACTCTGGTAaagtggtgtgtctgtgtgctgaggCTGCAGCAGCAGTTCAGTTCTCTGTGGGAGAGCAGTGCCTGCAGCTGCATGCTTcgtttggctctctcccatgtagTTCTTAGGGCTAGACGATGGCTTTGGTTTCTCACAAAGGAGTTCAGGGAGGGGTTTCCAGAGCACAAGCTCCATAGATGGACGGCTCCTGTAAAGCACAGATTTCTGTGAAAAACTTTAGGACATGCAAATAAAGGCTGTCACCAGCTCCTGTTCACCACCCAACACCTTTAGCTAGTTAAGAGCTGGCGGTCCTCAAAGTGCTGGTCTGTTGTGTGCGTAGCTCTGCCCATTTAACCACTGCCAGTTTCACGATTACTTTCATCTTGATATCTTTCATCAGTTCTCATTAAATTTAAACCTCTTAATTAAAAAAGTGTTCACGTCCACAGCAGATATATTAAACTTGGAATGATACTGATTAGCATGGCCCTGATATAAGGATGCTACAGATTTGTGAAGCTAtccatgttctgttttgttttaagggtaGCTAGAGATATTTAGGACAACTCAAACtggatttagaaaaaaattttaaaacgtaTGTGAATGTATGGTTTGAGTCTCTATGGGGCTATGAACATGTGTGTAGTAGGTGCCTGAGGAagttcccctggaactgaaactgcaggcagctgtgaggcacctgatgtgCAAGAGCAGTGTGACCTGTAACAGGTGAGCGCTGTTCCCAGCCCCTCAAACACATAAACCTTCTTATGCTAGAGCCTGAGTCTAGGacctcacacatgtacacactctaCTCCTTAGTGCTATCACTAgccctgtgtgtattttaaacCAATCGACCCACCAGCCTTACAGATGCCATGAACAGCAGTAATATAAAGCTCTTGGTTTAACTTAATGCTGTATTTGAAGTAGGGGCGCTGGGACTGGAACTAAGGCCTTGCATATGCTGAGGACCACTAAGCTTCGTCACTAGCTGTAAtagtacacacagagacatgctttTAATGAGCAGATTTGCAAGactacaattttttgttttgctccGTGGTACTAAGTCTAATGCATGCTGAGCAACTATTCTAGTACTACATTATTTCCATAGCCCTATGGGTGACTTTTGTATATTAAATCATTGTACATGAAAATGAAATCCTAGACCAACATATTAATTTTGGATGCCCTTTGTTTCATACAGTTGTGAAGTAGAACGGTTTGCAGTTAAACCAAAACAATTACACTAAACATGCATGATCAACCATAGCTGGGAGCAGTGCCCGaattcctagcacttggaagtTACAGGCAGGAGGGTTAGAAGTCGTAGGCCAACCTGGGCGACCTGAGCACCCATCTCCAAAGTGGAGAAAAATTCCTTTCCTTGCTATAAGAAAAATCTTCTGGGACTCAGTACTGAGTAAGAAAAAAGTAATACAATGAAGAATACTCTCAAAGGCTCAGTTCTGGAAAAGTCCTGAGAGCAGCAGCCACTATTGTGAATAGGAGGGCAGTGTGACCTGCATACGCAGTGGACACACCGACACACCCTCCACACCCTCCACACCCTCGGGGCCGAGTAGTTAATTACAAACTCACACCAGGACCTGACTGAAACCCTCTGGATCCCCCAGGAGCAGTAGCTTGCATTCCACCCAAAGGCAACAGGGCCAGCACTGTTGAGGCCTGTGTCCCTAAAGCACTTTCCAGTTCCCCAAACTCCCCCTCAGTCTGGTTTCCTAGACAGAACTGCAATGCACCTTCCAGCACAGCAGCTAGTGAGGACCCTGGACCTCCCACTCTGCAGCCTGCACTCGGCTTGGTTAGGCGCTTGTGTCTGCTGCCCAGTCTCCTCCCTTACCCTTTCCCCTGAGTCAGAACTCCCTCCCTAAGCCTGCCTGTCTTCTCACTGCTGCTTCTACTCTCAAAACATAGCAAAGGAGGTAACTGAGCTCATTAAACTACAGacttattattttctgttttctttttgtggtatTGACAGCAGAGCCCAGGGCTTTCCACATGTGCACAGCAAGTTCTCTGTCCCCTCACTTCTCCAGTCCTTGGTGTTTTTGGTAaagatctcattatatagcttAGTCTGGTCTGGTACTATCACATCCATCTTAAAAAGTATGTTGtgttttgtcattattattattttttctcttttcctgcccACTCCCCTTTTTTGAGCCaaaaatctcactatgtagatcagactggaaACTAATGCTTCCGCCTCTTGCCTACCCTGGGGTTCCTTGTTTAAGCCACCCTGTCTAGCTTAAATTACATTTTACATCAAGAGAAAAGAAGTGGCGGGAGGGAAACCGAATATGAACCTAGCCTGGCGTACACACGAACAGCCCaccacccaaaccaaacaaagccaagagctgAACACTCCGAGATGACTCCAAAAGGCTGTGCTATGGTTTGTGGGCTTTCCAGCTGTTACTAATCTGATACATCACCCTCTGTTCAGTAGGTCTGTACTCTGAGTCTGAGGAATTATGAGAACAGATAAACTGGGGTTTCAAAATgtggctcctgctcctcctctaaGGCCCTGAGAGAGTGGGCCTCTGGCACTGAGCCTTTCCCAGGCTAGGGTCGGTTAAGTGGAAACGATATTCACGTACATAGACTCAATTATCTTCTTTGTGAAGACTTCATCAAACTCCCTCTTCAAGCCTGTTTTCATGGTGTCAGAGAGGACAAGACTTGGGAGGTGGCTTACACTTCTGTCACTTTCAACCTCTTCATCTTCGTCAATTATCCTAAATAATGaagcagagaaataaataaaaaaaaaattagtcaaagTATTGTATGTTCTTGTAGGAAATGAACAAAGTTTTaaactaaaagaacaaaagcaCAGGTGCTACAGTGAGAGCTCAAGAAGGCTACACCTCAGCGACAAGTGGCCCAGGGCTGCTGCTCCTCTCCTAGGAGGGAAGAGCTGCTCAATAGGTCATTTAACAGCAAAGGTTTGGAATGGAATCAGGTTTGAAGAAGGTGTCCTGGAGAACTGACCCTGACGTGGTTAGTAAAGTGCTTAGTCAGGCTGTGAGAGCTTCTGTTTCCCACTCCCAACTCCACCATCGTGCCATGATCCCGAGCAgctgaggagcagcagcagcacatgcaGCATGCACGGTCAGTACCTGTCCTCAATCTCCTGAAGCCTCCTTCGGGCAACTTCACACTGCAGCTCTCCAGTTGTTTGATCCATTTCTTCACAGACAGCATCTAGCATGCTGGGCACAGCAAGGCCACTCGGACACGTATTTACCCCATGACCTTCTAGACCCTGGTGTGTGCCGGGAACCCATTCATTAGCAACTACACAGAGTTCAGCTTCAGTCAACCGCTTCTTTCTTATTGGACAcctagaaggaggaaggaggaaaacaggaagagagaaggaagaaaaaatccCATTACAGATGAAATGTAAGTAATTTTTCTAATCAATTAAAAAGATTcttagctaggcgtggtggtgcacgcctgtaatcccagcacttagggaggcagaagtgggcagatctctgagtttgaggccagcctggcctacaaagagtgCCTagaacacccagggctacacagagaagccctgcctggaaaaaaaccaaaaccaaaccaaaccaacaacaaaattattattttcttttttgagacaaagtcttacgaTGTGTCTTTGGCAGGCCTCagtcacagagttctgcctgcttctgcctagaatgctgggattaaagacatatgatACCATGCTTGACTaaactttatttagtttttaaaaaggtctCCTTCATTTATGcttgagtgttctgcctgcacgtatctGCAGCATCTGTgagcctacagaggtcagaagaggtttcagatcctctggaactggagctacagacaccTGTGATGTACCATGTAGGTGGTTGGAACGGAAGCTGGGGGGTCTTATGCAAGAATAAGTCTTCTTAACTGCTgtgctctctctccagtcccaagctATTATTACCCTTAAATACTTAGATGTAAAAACCCTATCTCCTCTAGTTAGAGCACCACGTCCCTCACGTCAGCACTGTCCCAACTGATGCAGCACCTCACAGATTTTAAACTTTTAgactaaaaggagaaaaactgTAGGAAAGCTcaaacaggaagcaaagcaaTAAAAAAGACTAAGTAGGAccagagaggtggcttagcagttaagagaactggctgctcttccagtagacataggttcaatttccaacacccacaaggtggttcacaaatgtctgtaattccagttccaggaaatctatGCTCTGTCCTGGCCTCTGAGGCATGAGGCACATGCCTGGTGCACAGGTATAAACACAAGCAAAACAgccatatacatttaaaaaacaacaaaaaacccacaaaacaaaagacaaaacagcaaTTTTTGCCTCAGCCACATTTTGTCATTGCTGCGCAGTCATCTCCAACCCTCAAAAGTGTGTGGCTGCCACCCCGTATTTCCTTATAGCAAACACACATACTTCCGTAAGAATAGGCCactaaaccaggcgtggtggcgcacgcctttaatcccagcactcgggaggcagaggcaggcggatcactgtgagttcgaggccagcctggtctacaaagcgagtccaggacagtcaagactacacagagaaaccctgcctcgtaAAACCaaacccccccgcccccaaaaaaagaatCCTATCGCTATGCCTTTCACTAAATTCCTTGCCTTTTTAAGAAAGGAAGTTACTTTAAGCTTTTACTTATCAGCACTATGATGTGTACATTGAAAAGCAGTGTGAAGCACAAAAGACagccttgtttttccttttcttttttacaagtGTTTAGATCACAAGCTTTCTACTGCATGACAGCAGCACGCATAGCATCAGGACTAGATCTCAGCCATATAACCAAAATGTCCGCTCATTATTCCCTCCCACCTAAGCCACTAAACTGACGgtcaaagaaaatgaatgaacatTGTGAAAAATCAATAGTAAAGTCTCTGAAATATGAAATAGACCTCTTTAAGCTCTATTTAAAAGTAAATCAGAATCCAGCATATACGTTTGGTTTGGAATTTGTATCGCATTTTAGTACTAGAAATATCTaggagacaagaggcaggaagatcaggagtttagGGCCAGCATCAGCTATAcagaagtttcaggacagcctgagttacatgaaaTTCTGTccaaaaggaaggggaaaaaaggctttaagctgggcatggtggtgcatgcttgtgaaACACCAGCTAAGAAAAGCATAGTAAATCAGGAGAGAGAATAGGCAAATTGTTCTTTGACTTTAGGTTTTTTCATACCTATAGACTTACTTTACTAATCAGTAACTGAAGATCAGTAGTGATTAAGCCCTTTTAAAAAGGTGAGTTAAAAGGCTTCTAgaagctacagagatggctcatcagttaagagctcATGCACTGTTCTCgcaggacccaaattcagttcccagcacccatgtcagttGGCtcacactgggattaaagagatttgccactgtacctggcttagTTTCTACACGCTAAGTGAATACTAGAATCAGTaatttccacccctccccccccacagacagggtttcacttgtagtcctggcctcattttgtagaccaggttggccttgaactcacagaggtgtgcctgcctctgcctcccaagtgctgggattaaaggcatgtgccaccgtgcccagctctaTAACCAGTAACTCAATAACTAGAGcactaaaaaagacaaaaaagattCCTGCCTTTGGCTATTTATAGCAATCCCAAGGCAACAAACCTCTGATGTAGGtccaccccccctgccccccacccccaccccagacagggtttttctgtgtagccttgggtgtcctggctgtagaccaggctggccttgaactcacagagatcagcctctgTCTCTTTTAGTGCTGGGATCTAAGGCAACAATTCAGTGGGAAAAGTGCTTGTCATGTAGgtatgaggacctgggttcaatccccaagaccaacataaaaaaagccaagcatggtgacagaAATAGTAAAGTATCTGGGCTCTGCTTGACCCCCTCACCATAACTTATATAGTTAGCTCCAAGccaagagagaccttgtctcaaaaaataggcgAGGGGCTAGGGAAACGGCTCAGTGATTGAAAGCACATGCTGTGCCAGCAAGAAGAGCAGGGCATACTTGCAAACAGCAGGTAGGCATGGTGTCCCACCTCCAATCACAAGGCTCAGGAGAGGGAGACGGAAATCCCAGAGCAAGCCAAATGCAAGTTCTGGGTTCAagtgagacaccctgcctcaaaaatgtaACCTCACGAGTACCTGAAGAAGAGACCTGATGCCAACCTTTGACTTCCACGTGTaggcacataccacacacatgcacactcacaaacacataggAGGCACTAAAAACAACCCCACGGCAAGGCTGAGAATGTtggcactttaatcccagcactccagaagcaaagGTAAGTGGCCAAAGCCATCagggtctacatagcaaattccaggacaacatagtgagaccttacctcaaagcaaacaaaaagagtagggcagtggtagtgcacatatttaatctcaacacttggctGATCTcggagttcaagcccagccccaaaaacaatcaaacaaaaggCGGATTACACCTGAGTAAGATGGACTTACTGCCTCTCCCACCCCAAATctacttttctttattcatccaCAACAACTAAGGTAATTTTTAAGGAtcacttttttattgtttttttttttctttcttccttt
This DNA window, taken from Acomys russatus chromosome 22, mAcoRus1.1, whole genome shotgun sequence, encodes the following:
- the Ccdc117 gene encoding coiled-coil domain-containing protein 117: MAALGRPFSGLPLSGSADFLQPPAAFAGRAFPPGAVGHDLAPRPGIRAAPSSPGGRTARERVSIHCRTKHKRLAEEDDECPIRKKRLTEAELCVVANEWVPGTHQGLEGHGVNTCPSGLAVPSMLDAVCEEMDQTTGELQCEVARRRLQEIEDRIIDEDEEVESDRSVSHLPSLVLSDTMKTGLKREFDEVFTKKIIESMSRPSMELVLWKPLPELLCEKPKPSSSPKNYMGESQTKHAAAGTALPQRTELLLQPQHTDTPLYQSLETAAGTEEEMEL